A window from Bosea sp. ANAM02 encodes these proteins:
- the tolB gene encoding Tol-Pal system beta propeller repeat protein TolB, with translation MIDHTPLPLLAAAPTRRRLLATAGAALLVPAAARAELVIDLRGGAFQPMPIAIADFGGEGGVLVSGVITNNLKRCGYFTPIDKGRFPEANPPFDAAPRFDAWKAAGVQALVTGRVAREAGRIRAEFRLWDVATGTQTDGQQYFTDPSNTRRVGHIISDAIFSKVTGLGGFFDTRVVFVDESGPKETRRKRLAIMDQDGANVRYLTNGDVSVVTPRYSPVSQDVTFMTQRQGEQPRVQVLNIETGQRQIVGNFPDMSSSPRFAPNGQRVVLSLQQGGNANLYAIDIGSRTTMRLTSTAAIDTSPSYAPDGSRIVFESDRGGQQQLYVMSAGGGEAQRISFGQGRYSQPSWSPRGDLIAFTRQGGGGFAIGVMRPDGSGERILTEGFHNEAPNWAPNGQYLMFFRDPGGQSGGKLYMVDITGRVEVPVPTPAFASDPTWSPLLSGQR, from the coding sequence ATGATCGACCACACTCCCCTTCCCCTCCTCGCGGCCGCGCCCACGCGCCGCCGCCTTCTCGCCACCGCCGGCGCGGCGCTGCTCGTGCCGGCCGCCGCCAGGGCCGAGCTCGTCATCGACCTGCGCGGCGGTGCCTTCCAGCCGATGCCGATCGCCATCGCCGATTTCGGCGGCGAAGGCGGCGTGCTGGTCTCCGGCGTCATCACCAACAACCTGAAGCGCTGCGGCTATTTCACGCCCATCGACAAGGGCCGCTTCCCGGAAGCGAACCCGCCCTTCGATGCCGCGCCCCGCTTCGACGCCTGGAAGGCGGCGGGCGTGCAGGCCCTCGTCACCGGCCGCGTCGCGCGCGAGGCCGGCCGCATCCGCGCCGAGTTCCGGCTCTGGGACGTCGCGACCGGCACCCAGACCGACGGCCAGCAATATTTCACCGACCCGAGCAACACCCGCCGCGTCGGCCACATCATCTCGGATGCGATCTTCTCGAAGGTCACCGGCCTCGGCGGCTTCTTCGATACCCGCGTCGTCTTCGTCGACGAATCCGGCCCGAAGGAAACGCGCCGCAAGCGCCTCGCCATCATGGACCAGGACGGCGCCAATGTGCGCTACCTCACCAATGGCGACGTCTCGGTGGTGACGCCGCGCTATTCGCCGGTCTCGCAGGACGTGACCTTCATGACCCAGCGCCAGGGCGAGCAGCCCCGCGTGCAGGTCCTGAACATCGAGACCGGACAGCGCCAGATCGTCGGCAACTTCCCCGACATGAGCTCGAGCCCGCGCTTTGCGCCCAACGGCCAGCGCGTCGTGCTCTCGCTGCAGCAGGGCGGCAACGCCAATCTCTACGCCATCGATATCGGCTCCCGCACCACGATGCGCCTGACCTCGACGGCGGCGATCGACACCTCGCCTTCCTATGCTCCGGACGGCTCGCGCATCGTCTTCGAGAGCGACCGCGGCGGCCAGCAGCAGCTCTATGTGATGTCGGCCGGCGGCGGCGAGGCTCAGCGCATTTCCTTCGGGCAGGGCCGCTACTCGCAGCCATCCTGGTCACCGCGCGGCGACCTCATCGCCTTCACGCGCCAGGGCGGCGGCGGCTTCGCCATCGGCGTGATGCGGCCGGACGGCTCGGGCGAGCGCATCCTGACCGAGGGCTTCCACAACGAAGCCCCGAACTGGGCCCCGAACGGCCAGTACCTGATGTTCTTCCGCGATCCGGGCGGCCAGTCCGGCGGCAAGCTGTACATGGTGGACATCACCGGCCGCGTCGAGGTGCCCGTGCCGACCCCGGCCTTCGCCTCCGACCCGACCTGGTCGCCTTTGCTCAGCGGCCAGCGCTGA
- the tolA gene encoding cell envelope integrity protein TolA — protein sequence MKLSTSEPGMLVSALGHVTFLVAGLLAFSSPAPLPEHEEAIAVELVDPNALNQVTRGERSAEKVQAQPTPRAERQSEMVERKEAGEAKADAPAPPSRPLELKTAENNATTPPPPARPAEPPKPEAKPPEPAKQPPQKSEAAAAREAEQKREEQARLAEEAELASKAKKADEEAKAAAKAKAEADAQAAKRAADAKAKAEALAKAEAEKAAKEKAEAAARAKAEAVEKAKLAAEAKAKQEAEAKAKKEAEIAKNFNANDIAKLLQSKEKAQSSGSSAPQVNRTASLGTERGTSQKLSPSLRSQLIGIIQDQLLKCWNVPIALANAHGNSNVVPSVRMKLNTDGSLIGQPGVINSSSDPLFRVAAASALTATRRCAPLRIPAQFASYYDDWRDVVVNFDARDVM from the coding sequence GTGAAGCTTTCGACCTCCGAACCTGGCATGCTGGTGTCGGCGCTCGGCCACGTGACGTTCCTCGTCGCAGGGCTGCTGGCGTTCTCGTCGCCCGCGCCGCTGCCGGAGCACGAGGAGGCGATCGCCGTCGAGCTGGTCGATCCCAATGCGCTGAACCAGGTGACGCGCGGCGAGCGCAGCGCCGAGAAGGTCCAGGCCCAGCCGACCCCGCGCGCCGAGCGCCAGTCCGAGATGGTCGAGCGCAAGGAAGCCGGCGAGGCCAAGGCCGATGCCCCGGCCCCGCCCTCTCGCCCGCTCGAACTGAAGACCGCCGAGAACAACGCCACGACGCCCCCGCCGCCGGCCCGCCCGGCCGAGCCGCCGAAGCCCGAGGCCAAGCCGCCCGAGCCCGCCAAGCAGCCGCCGCAGAAGAGCGAGGCCGCCGCCGCGCGCGAGGCCGAGCAGAAGCGCGAGGAACAGGCCAGGCTCGCCGAAGAGGCCGAACTCGCCTCCAAGGCGAAGAAGGCCGATGAGGAGGCGAAGGCCGCCGCCAAGGCCAAGGCGGAAGCCGACGCCCAGGCCGCCAAGCGCGCTGCCGATGCCAAGGCCAAGGCCGAGGCGCTCGCCAAGGCGGAAGCCGAGAAGGCCGCTAAGGAAAAGGCCGAGGCCGCCGCCAGGGCGAAGGCCGAGGCCGTCGAGAAGGCCAAGCTCGCCGCCGAGGCGAAGGCGAAGCAGGAGGCCGAGGCCAAGGCGAAGAAGGAGGCGGAGATCGCCAAGAACTTCAACGCCAACGACATCGCCAAGCTGCTCCAGTCGAAGGAGAAGGCGCAATCTTCGGGGTCATCGGCGCCGCAGGTCAACCGCACCGCCTCGCTCGGCACCGAACGCGGCACGTCGCAGAAGCTCAGCCCCTCGCTCAGGTCCCAGCTCATCGGGATCATCCAAGATCAGCTCCTGAAATGCTGGAACGTGCCGATCGCGCTGGCCAATGCCCATGGCAACAGCAATGTCGTGCCGTCCGTGCGGATGAAGCTCAACACCGACGGCTCGCTGATCGGCCAGCCCGGGGTGATCAACTCATCCTCCGACCCGCTTTTCCGCGTCGCCGCCGCTTCGGCGCTGACCGCCACCCGCCGCTGCGCACCGCTGCGCATCCCGGCTCAATTCGCCTCCTATTACGACGACTGGCGTGATGTCGTCGTCAATTTCGACGCCAGGGACGTTATGTGA
- the tolQ gene encoding protein TolQ, protein MNPADVAQAAPQIDMSFWTLFWHAHIVVKLVMMGLIGASVWCWSIIVDKTLLYRRTRRDMDAFEEVFWSGRSLEELYRDLASKPVNDMAAVFVAAMREWKRSFENGGRSVASLSQRIDKVLDVTIQRETERLESKLLVLSTIASAAPFIGLFGTVWGIMTSFTAIAVSKNSSLAVVAPGIAEALFATAIGLFAAIPALMAYNKLQAEVAKAQGRLEAFADEFSAILSRQIDERMAA, encoded by the coding sequence ATGAACCCCGCCGACGTCGCGCAGGCCGCGCCGCAGATCGACATGTCGTTCTGGACGCTGTTCTGGCACGCCCATATCGTCGTCAAGCTGGTCATGATGGGCCTGATCGGCGCCTCGGTCTGGTGCTGGTCGATCATCGTCGACAAGACCCTGCTCTACCGGCGCACGCGCCGCGACATGGACGCGTTCGAGGAGGTGTTCTGGTCCGGACGCTCGCTCGAGGAGCTGTATCGCGACCTCGCCAGCAAGCCGGTCAACGACATGGCCGCCGTCTTCGTCGCGGCGATGCGCGAATGGAAGCGCTCCTTCGAGAATGGCGGCCGCTCCGTCGCCAGCCTCTCGCAGCGCATCGACAAGGTGCTCGACGTCACCATCCAGCGCGAGACGGAACGCCTCGAATCGAAGCTTCTCGTGCTCTCGACAATTGCCTCGGCCGCTCCCTTCATCGGCCTGTTCGGCACGGTTTGGGGCATCATGACCTCATTCACCGCCATCGCGGTCTCCAAGAATTCCTCGCTGGCGGTCGTCGCGCCCGGCATCGCCGAGGCGCTCTTCGCCACGGCGATCGGCCTCTTCGCCGCGATCCCCGCGCTGATGGCCTACAACAAGCTCCAGGCCGAGGTCGCCAAGGCGCAGGGGCGGCTCGAAGCCTTTGCCGACGAGTTCTCCGCGATCCTGTCGCGGCAGATCGACGAGCGCATGGCGGCGTGA
- a CDS encoding DUF2852 domain-containing protein, translating into MPIVEKLDEYGRGAWIAFAVLGFILFWPLGLATLAFLFWSGRMGCGYAGDRYEHRMNRLQGKMDRLRERMTGREGRFGGGFGGWGGRGGPTSGNRAFDEYREETLRRLEDEQREFHDFLGRLRMARDKAEFDQFMNERRNNPPANSPAQPDAA; encoded by the coding sequence ATGCCGATCGTCGAGAAGCTGGATGAATATGGGAGGGGTGCCTGGATCGCCTTCGCGGTTCTCGGCTTCATCCTGTTCTGGCCGTTGGGTCTTGCGACCCTGGCCTTTCTTTTCTGGAGTGGACGCATGGGTTGTGGATATGCCGGAGACCGGTACGAGCACCGGATGAACCGCCTGCAGGGCAAGATGGACCGCCTGCGCGAGCGCATGACCGGCCGCGAGGGTCGTTTCGGCGGCGGCTTCGGTGGTTGGGGTGGCCGCGGCGGCCCGACAAGCGGCAACCGCGCCTTCGACGAGTATCGCGAAGAGACGCTGCGCCGGCTCGAGGACGAGCAGCGCGAGTTTCACGACTTCCTGGGCCGCCTGCGCATGGCCCGCGACAAGGCCGAGTTCGATCAATTCATGAACGAGCGCCGCAACAACCCGCCGGCCAACAGCCCGGCCCAGCCCGACGCGGCCTGA
- a CDS encoding TetR/AcrR family transcriptional regulator, producing MSWKRDRPETPRGYHHGNLKEELVKAALGLIGEKGPNGFTFAEAARMAGVSPAAPYRHFRDRDELLADVAARGFQAFEAALSRAWDQGRPDPETAFHRLGRAYLTFAHDEPAYYSAMFEAGVPLDASPELRAAADRAFAGLRQASEALIAQLPQGKRPPALMMALHVWAMSHGVAALFGRADGGRRPLPMSAAELLEAGMLIYLQGLGIGRNGPSTPG from the coding sequence ATGAGCTGGAAGCGCGACCGCCCCGAGACACCCCGCGGCTATCACCACGGCAACCTCAAGGAGGAGCTGGTGAAGGCCGCGCTCGGGCTGATCGGCGAGAAGGGCCCGAACGGCTTCACCTTCGCCGAGGCGGCGCGCATGGCCGGCGTCAGTCCTGCTGCGCCGTACCGCCATTTCCGCGACCGCGACGAGCTCCTGGCCGATGTCGCCGCGCGTGGCTTCCAGGCTTTCGAGGCGGCCCTGTCGCGCGCCTGGGACCAGGGCAGGCCCGATCCCGAGACCGCCTTCCACCGGCTCGGCCGCGCCTATCTGACCTTCGCCCATGACGAGCCCGCCTATTATTCGGCAATGTTCGAGGCCGGCGTGCCGCTCGATGCCAGCCCGGAACTGCGCGCCGCGGCAGACCGCGCCTTCGCCGGCCTGCGCCAGGCCTCCGAGGCGCTGATCGCACAATTGCCGCAGGGCAAGCGCCCGCCCGCCCTGATGATGGCCCTGCATGTCTGGGCGATGTCGCATGGCGTCGCCGCCCTGTTCGGCCGCGCCGATGGCGGGCGGCGCCCCCTGCCGATGTCGGCCGCCGAGCTGCTGGAAGCCGGCATGCTGATCTATCTCCAGGGCCTCGGCATCGGCCGCAACGGCCCCTCTACGCCCGGCTGA
- the ybgC gene encoding tol-pal system-associated acyl-CoA thioesterase, with protein MSKVHRIEVRVYYEDTDFSGVVYHASYLRFMERGRTELIRALGVEQRELFDGETALGFAVRRMTIDFLRPAMMDDLLTVETRSIAARGATMDLEQRVLRGEDVLITAQVMVACVGGGRARRIPDGLRKRLMLDA; from the coding sequence ATGAGCAAGGTCCATCGCATCGAGGTCCGCGTCTATTACGAGGACACTGATTTCTCCGGCGTTGTCTATCACGCCTCCTATCTTCGCTTCATGGAACGCGGTCGCACCGAGCTGATCCGCGCGCTCGGCGTCGAGCAGCGGGAGCTCTTCGACGGCGAGACGGCGCTCGGCTTCGCGGTGCGCAGGATGACGATCGATTTCCTGCGGCCGGCCATGATGGATGACCTGCTGACGGTCGAGACCCGCTCGATCGCGGCCCGTGGCGCCACGATGGACCTCGAACAGCGCGTGCTGCGGGGCGAGGATGTGCTGATCACGGCGCAGGTCATGGTCGCCTGCGTCGGCGGCGGACGCGCCCGGCGCATTCCCGACGGCCTGCGCAAGCGCCTGATGCTCGACGCGTGA
- a CDS encoding DUF3828 domain-containing protein encodes MSASRFAASALLAIGLLGAGAASAADTTPDGPVKDAYAITVKTLAASGEPPWRPPHRDRLMSRSLAALFARDDLYQDEAGEIGHIGADPFINGQDGEVKNLKVAIVEKPTNGRALVSAAFRSFKQPVTVRFRMVEEGGGWRIDDIVNRFEGKDYSVRAELSKPYDCGSFMGKPCKR; translated from the coding sequence ATGTCAGCCTCCCGCTTCGCCGCATCGGCTTTGCTCGCGATCGGCCTGCTCGGCGCCGGCGCCGCATCCGCTGCCGATACCACGCCGGACGGACCGGTGAAGGATGCCTATGCGATCACGGTGAAGACGCTGGCCGCCTCGGGCGAACCGCCCTGGCGCCCGCCACATCGCGACAGGCTGATGAGCAGGAGCCTCGCAGCGCTCTTTGCCCGCGACGACCTCTATCAGGACGAGGCCGGCGAGATCGGCCATATCGGCGCCGATCCCTTCATCAACGGCCAGGACGGCGAGGTGAAGAACCTCAAGGTCGCCATCGTCGAGAAGCCCACAAACGGCCGTGCCCTGGTCAGTGCCGCCTTCCGCAGCTTCAAGCAGCCGGTCACGGTGCGCTTCCGCATGGTCGAGGAAGGCGGCGGCTGGCGCATCGACGACATCGTCAACCGCTTCGAGGGCAAGGATTACTCCGTCCGCGCCGAGCTGTCGAAGCCCTATGACTGCGGTTCCTTCATGGGCAAGCCCTGCAAGCGCTGA
- the ruvB gene encoding Holliday junction branch migration DNA helicase RuvB: MTAERRDDDSETSLRPLSLADFTGQAAARANLQVFINAARTRGDALDHVLFVGPPGLGKTTLAQIVSRELGVNFRSTSGPVIAKAGDLAAQLTNLEERDVLFIDEIHRLNPAVEEILYPAMEDYQLDLIIGEGPAARSVKIDLPKFTLVGATTRAGLLTTPLRDRFGIPIRLQFYTVEELQGIVARGARVLGVPMSDDGANEIAKRSRGTPRIAGRLLRRVRDFAIVDGDPIVTRKVADKALSLLDVDAIGLDQMDRRYLTTVAVNFGGGPVGIETIAASLSEPRDAIEEIIEPFLLQQGFIQRTPRGRLLTPHAFRHLGMPEPSRETAQFGLFGSDEDGE, encoded by the coding sequence ATGACGGCCGAACGCCGCGACGACGACAGCGAGACCTCGCTGCGTCCGTTGTCGCTCGCCGATTTCACCGGCCAGGCGGCGGCGCGCGCGAATCTGCAAGTTTTCATCAATGCTGCCAGAACCCGCGGCGACGCGCTCGACCATGTGCTCTTCGTCGGCCCGCCCGGCCTCGGCAAGACGACGCTGGCGCAGATCGTGTCGCGCGAGCTCGGCGTCAATTTCCGCTCGACCTCCGGCCCGGTCATCGCCAAGGCCGGGGACCTCGCCGCCCAGCTCACCAATCTCGAAGAGCGCGACGTGCTCTTCATCGACGAGATCCACCGCCTGAACCCGGCGGTCGAGGAAATCCTCTATCCAGCGATGGAGGACTACCAGCTCGACCTGATCATCGGCGAAGGCCCGGCGGCGCGCTCGGTCAAGATCGACCTGCCCAAGTTCACGCTCGTCGGCGCCACCACCCGCGCCGGCCTCCTGACCACGCCGCTGCGCGATCGCTTCGGCATCCCGATCCGCCTGCAATTCTACACGGTCGAGGAATTGCAGGGCATCGTCGCGCGCGGCGCCCGCGTGCTCGGCGTGCCAATGTCGGACGACGGCGCCAATGAGATCGCCAAGCGCTCCCGCGGCACGCCGCGCATCGCCGGGCGCCTGCTCCGCCGCGTGCGCGACTTCGCCATCGTCGACGGCGACCCGATCGTCACCCGCAAGGTCGCCGACAAGGCGCTCTCGCTGCTCGATGTCGACGCCATCGGCCTCGACCAGATGGACCGGCGCTATCTCACTACGGTGGCGGTCAATTTCGGCGGTGGCCCGGTCGGGATCGAGACCATCGCCGCCTCCCTCTCCGAGCCGCGCGACGCGATCGAGGAGATCATCGAGCCCTTCCTGCTGCAGCAGGGCTTCATCCAGCGCACCCCGCGCGGGCGCCTGCTCACGCCGCACGCCTTCCGCCATCTCGGCATGCCCGAGCCCTCGCGCGAGACCGCGCAGTTCGGCCTGTTCGGCAGCGACGAGGATGGCGAATAG
- a CDS encoding GNAT family N-acetyltransferase, whose product MSEEPDELQLRVVTDKTELCRIMLASWGSQSMMIDLHVYDVAEIDALGLYEPSGRTAALASWTLRGENAYLCALHSLRPGEGVAIRMLDAVIFAARKAGARTLKAMLTNDNMPGMTFYQRRGFRLSGLYLEAIDAYRSVVPDIIKTGYKDIPIHDAIELEIAL is encoded by the coding sequence GTGAGCGAGGAGCCAGACGAGCTTCAATTGCGCGTCGTCACCGACAAGACCGAGCTCTGCCGCATCATGCTGGCGAGCTGGGGCTCGCAGAGCATGATGATCGACCTGCACGTCTATGACGTCGCCGAGATCGACGCGCTCGGCCTCTACGAACCTTCCGGCCGCACGGCCGCGCTGGCGAGCTGGACGCTCCGGGGCGAAAATGCCTATCTCTGCGCGCTCCACTCGCTCAGGCCCGGCGAAGGCGTCGCGATCCGGATGCTCGACGCCGTCATCTTCGCGGCGCGCAAGGCCGGTGCCAGGACGCTCAAGGCGATGCTGACCAATGACAACATGCCGGGCATGACCTTCTACCAGCGCCGTGGCTTTCGCCTCTCGGGGCTTTATCTCGAAGCGATCGACGCCTATCGCTCGGTCGTGCCTGATATCATCAAGACGGGGTACAAGGACATTCCGATCCACGACGCCATCGAGCTGGAGATCGCGCTGTGA
- the ruvA gene encoding Holliday junction branch migration protein RuvA, producing MIGKLKGLIDSYGEDHVIIDVQGVGYVVQCSARTLQRLPQPGEAAALSIETHVREDAIRLYGFMSDVERDWFRLMQVVQGVGAKVALAILSTLDPGALATAITTNDKAAIARAPGVGPKLAQRLCAELKDKAPAFGHIDPGVVQLSGALEDRKLPQPIADAVSALANLGYPQAQAVAAVAAAAKTAGDGAGTAQLIKLGLKELAK from the coding sequence ATGATCGGCAAGCTCAAGGGCCTGATCGATTCCTATGGCGAGGACCACGTCATCATCGACGTCCAGGGCGTCGGCTATGTCGTGCAGTGCTCGGCGCGCACGCTCCAGCGCCTGCCCCAGCCGGGCGAGGCGGCCGCGCTCTCGATCGAGACCCATGTCCGCGAGGACGCGATCCGCCTCTACGGCTTCATGTCCGATGTCGAGCGCGACTGGTTCCGCCTGATGCAGGTCGTGCAGGGCGTCGGCGCCAAGGTCGCGCTCGCGATCCTCTCGACGCTCGATCCCGGCGCGCTCGCCACCGCCATCACCACCAACGACAAGGCCGCGATCGCCCGCGCACCCGGCGTCGGCCCGAAGCTCGCGCAGCGCCTCTGCGCCGAACTCAAGGACAAGGCCCCGGCCTTCGGCCATATCGATCCGGGCGTCGTGCAGCTCTCCGGCGCGCTAGAGGACCGGAAGCTGCCGCAGCCGATCGCCGACGCCGTGTCGGCGCTCGCCAATCTCGGCTATCCTCAGGCGCAGGCGGTCGCCGCCGTGGCTGCTGCCGCCAAGACCGCCGGCGATGGTGCCGGCACGGCCCAGTTGATCAAGCTGGGCCTGAAGGAACTGGCGAAGTGA
- the ruvC gene encoding crossover junction endodeoxyribonuclease RuvC has translation MAPPIRILGIDPGLRKTGWGIVISEGSKLSFVACGCIESDGTLSLGERLRQLHEGLNKVLAAHRPHEAAVEETFINRDPQSALKLGQARGIALVVPALAGLDVAEYAANLVKKTVVGVGHADKKQVQAMIRVLLPKAETSSADAADALAVAICHAQHRGMKALVAQMRVAG, from the coding sequence ATGGCTCCTCCGATTCGCATCCTCGGCATCGATCCCGGCCTCCGCAAAACCGGCTGGGGCATCGTGATTTCGGAAGGCAGCAAGCTCTCCTTCGTCGCCTGCGGCTGCATCGAGAGCGACGGCACCCTCTCGCTCGGCGAGCGCCTGCGGCAATTGCACGAAGGCCTGAACAAGGTCCTCGCCGCGCATCGCCCGCATGAGGCCGCCGTGGAAGAGACCTTCATCAACCGCGACCCGCAATCGGCGCTGAAGCTTGGCCAGGCCCGCGGCATCGCGCTGGTCGTGCCGGCGCTCGCCGGGCTCGATGTCGCGGAATACGCCGCCAATCTCGTCAAGAAGACCGTGGTCGGCGTCGGCCATGCCGACAAGAAGCAGGTCCAGGCGATGATCCGCGTGCTGCTGCCCAAGGCCGAGACCTCCTCGGCCGATGCCGCGGACGCGCTCGCCGTCGCGATCTGCCATGCCCAGCATCGCGGCATGAAGGCGCTGGTCGCACAGATGCGCGTGGCGGGTTGA
- a CDS encoding sulfite exporter TauE/SafE family protein, translated as MSSILSSFMPGVSADGIAVLLAATLLGGLVRGFTGFGFAMVFMPLASVVLGPVAALGLIWFIDLPFALPIAARSARTAEWREILPLLLTATLALPAGIWLLIWLDRETMRWVLASLVLIAVGLMASGWRYHGRPTITLSLGVGALSGLFNGMASIGGMPLAVFWLGAQRNDRHKTRANLQTFFGVSTLISGAVLWSKGILTLGALTMAVPLFAVYGAGLWAGTHGFRLASEETFRRGAYLVIFLSALISLPLWDVVIGR; from the coding sequence ATGTCCTCGATCCTGTCTTCCTTCATGCCGGGCGTCAGCGCCGACGGCATCGCCGTTCTGCTGGCCGCGACGCTGCTCGGCGGGCTGGTCCGCGGCTTCACGGGCTTCGGTTTCGCCATGGTGTTCATGCCGCTGGCCTCGGTCGTGCTCGGACCGGTCGCGGCGCTCGGCCTGATCTGGTTCATCGACCTGCCTTTCGCGCTGCCGATCGCGGCGCGCAGCGCCAGGACGGCCGAATGGCGCGAGATCCTGCCGCTGCTGCTGACGGCGACTTTGGCACTGCCGGCCGGCATCTGGCTGCTGATCTGGCTCGATCGCGAGACGATGCGCTGGGTGCTGGCCTCGCTCGTGCTGATCGCGGTCGGGCTGATGGCGTCGGGCTGGCGCTATCACGGGCGACCGACGATCACGCTCTCGCTCGGCGTCGGGGCCCTGTCGGGGCTGTTCAACGGCATGGCCTCGATCGGCGGCATGCCGCTCGCGGTGTTCTGGCTCGGTGCGCAACGCAACGACCGGCACAAGACGCGGGCCAATCTGCAGACCTTCTTCGGCGTCTCGACGCTGATCAGCGGCGCGGTCCTGTGGTCGAAGGGGATTCTGACGCTCGGCGCGCTGACGATGGCGGTTCCGCTCTTCGCGGTCTACGGCGCCGGGCTCTGGGCCGGCACGCATGGCTTCCGGCTGGCCTCGGAGGAGACGTTCCGGCGCGGGGCCTATCTGGTGATCTTCCTCAGCGCGTTGATCAGCCTGCCGCTGTGGGATGTCGTGATCGGGCGGTGA
- a CDS encoding YebC/PmpR family DNA-binding transcriptional regulator encodes MAGHSQFKNIMHRKGKQDAVRSKLFSKLAREITVAAKMGMPDPNMNPRLRMAVLAARAENMPKDNIQRAINKAAGGEGDNYDEVRYEGYGPGGAAVIVEALTDNRNRTASAVRSYFTKSGGALGESNSVSFMFNRVGEISYPPEAGDADKLMEAAIEAGADDVISDENGHTILCAFDALNEVSKALEASLGAPASAKPVWRPTTTAPLDEEKAGSMMRLMEALDNDDDVQNVFANFEIADDIMAKLSA; translated from the coding sequence ATGGCCGGCCATTCACAGTTCAAGAACATCATGCACCGCAAGGGCAAGCAGGATGCCGTGCGCTCCAAGCTGTTCTCGAAACTGGCCCGCGAGATCACCGTCGCCGCCAAGATGGGCATGCCCGACCCGAACATGAACCCGCGCCTGCGCATGGCCGTGCTTGCCGCGCGCGCCGAGAACATGCCGAAGGACAATATCCAGCGCGCCATCAACAAGGCCGCCGGCGGCGAAGGCGACAATTATGACGAGGTCCGCTACGAGGGCTACGGCCCGGGCGGCGCCGCCGTCATCGTCGAGGCGCTGACCGACAACCGCAACCGCACCGCCTCCGCCGTGCGCTCCTATTTCACCAAGTCGGGCGGCGCGCTCGGCGAAAGCAATTCCGTGTCCTTCATGTTCAACCGCGTCGGCGAGATCAGCTATCCGCCGGAGGCGGGCGATGCCGACAAGCTGATGGAAGCCGCGATCGAGGCCGGCGCAGACGACGTGATCTCGGACGAGAACGGCCACACCATCCTATGCGCCTTCGACGCGCTGAACGAGGTTTCCAAGGCACTGGAAGCTTCGCTCGGCGCTCCCGCCTCGGCCAAGCCCGTCTGGCGCCCGACCACGACCGCCCCGCTCGATGAGGAGAAGGCCGGCTCGATGATGCGTCTGATGGAAGCCCTCGACAACGACGACGACGTCCAGAACGTCTTCGCCAATTTCGAGATTGCCGACGACATCATGGCCAAGCTCAGCGCCTGA